A stretch of the Tachysurus fulvidraco isolate hzauxx_2018 chromosome 18, HZAU_PFXX_2.0, whole genome shotgun sequence genome encodes the following:
- the fgf8b gene encoding fibroblast growth factor 8b — MKLKSSKWGYLVIQFMTLIFYAQTATGLHSVSVPNFKQHVTEHSRLSDRTSRRLTRTYQLYSRTSGRHVQVLSNKRVVANGEDGDMHAKLIVETDTFGSRIRIRGAKTGFYICMNKKGKLIGRRKGHGKDCIFTEIVLENNYTALQNAKYKGWYMAFTRKGRPRKATRTQQHQREAHFMKRFPRGHLLTEHKPFDIVPYQLNKRTKHSHRPAVN; from the exons ATGAAGCTGAAATCATCTAAATGGGGTTACCT ggtaATCCAATTTATGACACTAATCTTTTACGCACAG ACGGCGACAGGCCTGCATTCTGTGTCCGTGCCGAACTTCAAGCAGCACGTGACCGAGCACAGCCGCTTATCGGACCGCACGAGCCGCCGGTTGACGCGCACCTACCAGCTCTACAGCCGCACGAGCGGCAGACACGTGCAGGTGCTGAGCAATAAGAGAGTTGTGGCTAATGGCGAGGACGGAGACATGCACG CCAAACTGATCGTGGAGACCGACACGTTTGGGAGTCGGATTCGTATCCGTGGAGCTAAGACAGGCTTCTACATATGCATGAACAAGAAAGGAAAGCTGATTGGACGG AGAAAGGGTCATGGCAAGGACTGCATTTTCACTGAAATCGTCCTGGAGAACAACTACACAGCACTGCAGAACGCCAAGTACAAAGGCTGGTACATGGCGTTTACACGTAAGGGCCGACCACGGAAGGCGACACGCACGCAACAGCACCAGAGAGAAGCTCATTTCATGAAACGCTTTCCACGAGGACACCTGCTTACTGAGCATAAGCCCTTCGATATTGTCCCTTATCAGCTCAACAAGAGGACTAAACACAGCCACCGGCCTGCCGTCAACtaa
- the slc2a15b gene encoding solute carrier family 2 member 15b codes for MAEEGLNEPRGAIRGHLTSTLLAAALLSSFGSSMLYGYNLAVVNSPAQYIKDFYNRTAVRRNGSGLSNDSITVLYSITVSIFAIGGLVGSFTVGMLVTKFGRRGTLVKSTVLVFVAGGLMGLSRHVGVPEMIIIGRFITGIHSGISLSVVPMFLGEIAPKNLRGFLGLVPSIFICIGVFIAQVLGLHEVLGKEEHWPLFLSLVVVPTFVQLMLLPWFPESPRYLLIEKHNIHATLNALRCYRAKTNIQAEVEEMQKEQRSLSSVRTVSVYELLRDRSVRWQVISVLVINMGMQLSGIDAIWFYTNSIFENAGISVSQVQYTTVGTGAIEVIAGLIGCFTIERVGRRPLLIGGFSFMGMCCAGITISLVLQARIPFMHYVSVICVVGIIAGFCIGPAGVPFLMTGELFKQSHRPAAYIVGGALNWLSNFTVGFVFPFLQMSAGAFSYLVFFGICVGVAAYVYFVIPETKNKTFVEISQMFTTRNNCELEGEQLPITDNLGLRMKNRYGAMEKKGKEDIYTWSDDDWMD; via the exons ATGGCGGAAGAAGGTTTAAACGAGCCAAGAGGAGCAATTCGAGGG CATTTAACTTCGACCCTGCTAGCAGCAGCATTGCTTTCGTCTTTTGGCAGCTCCATGCTCTATGGCTATAACTTAGCTGTAGTCAATTCTCCTGCTCAG TACATAAAGGACTTTTATAACCGCACTGCAGTGAGGCGTAATGGGAGCGGCCTGAGCAATGACAGCATAACAGTGCTTTATTCCATTACCGTGTCCATTTTCGCCATTGGTGGATTGGTAGGCTCCTTCACTGTGGGAATGCTAGTCACCAAATTTGGAAG AAGAGGGACACTGGTAAAAAGTACAGTACTAGTGTTTGTAGCTGGTGGACTCATGGGCTTAAGCAGGCATGTTGGCGTTCCTGAGATGATCATCATCGGTCGCTTCATCACAGGAATACATTCGG GGATTTCTCTTAGTGTAGTGCCCATGTTTCTGGGAGAAATCGCTCCAAAGAACCTACGCGGTTTCCTGGGCCTTGTCCCTAGCATATTCATCTGTATTGGAGTTTTCATTGCTCAAGTTCTGGGACTTCATGAAGTTCTGGGAAAG GAAGAGCACTggcctcttttcctctctctagTTGTAGTCCCAACATTTGTGCAGTTAATGCTATTGCCGTGGTTTCCTGAGAGTCCTCGTTACTTACTGATTGAGAAACACAACATTCATGCAACTCTCAATG CTCTGAGGTGCTATAGAGCAAAAACTAATATCCAGGCAGAGGTGGAGGAGATGCAGAAGGAGCAGCGCTCACTCTCTTCAGTGAGGACCGTCTCGGTGTACGAGCTGCTAAGAGACAGATCCGTTCGCTGGCAGGTCATATCAGTCTTGGTCATCAACATGGGAATGCAGCTGTCTGGCATTGATGCG ATTTGGTTTTATACAAACTCCATCTTCGAGAATGCGGGAATCTCTGTCTCACAGGTTCAGTACACAACAGTGGGCACAGGTGCCATTGAGGTTATTGCTGGACTTATCGGG TGTTTTACTATCGAACGAGTAGGTCGCAGGCCTCTATTAATTGGTGGATTCAGCTTTATGGGCATGTGCTGTGCAGGCATCACAATTTCTCTTGTTCTTCAG GCTCGCATACCCTTTATGCACTATGTCAGTGTGATCTGTGTGGTGGGCATCATTGCAGGATTCTGTATTGGGCCTG CTGGAGTACCCTTCCTCATGACAGGTGAGCTGTTTAAGCAGTCACACCGACCCGCAGCTTACATTGTTGGGGGAGCGCTCAACTGGTTATCTAACTTCACTGTCGGATTTGTCTTCCCATTCCTGCAG ATGTCAGCGGGAGCTTTCAGCTACCTGGTGTTCTTCGGCATTTGTGTGGGTGTGGCAGCCTATGTCTACTTTGTCATCCCTGAAACAAAGAACAAGACGTTTGTGGAAATCAGCCAGATGTTCACTACTAGGAACAACTGTGAGCTTGAGGGTGAACAGCTGCCCATCACTGACAATCTTGGCCTCAGGATGAAGAACAGATACGGAGCAATGGAGAAAAAGGGGAAAGAGGATATTTACACGTGGAGTGATGACGACTGGATGGACTGA